The Chloroflexota bacterium genome window below encodes:
- a CDS encoding tetratricopeptide repeat protein, with protein sequence MPRVPLHSYCNEARELARTGAHAQAIAICRHILQRYPKHIETYRVMGEAYLQARDFRAATEIFRRLLLSDPEYAFAYVGLAHSYEAQGDIHEAVSQMERAFELAPNTPEIRDELRRLLEQRDGQAPPKIKLNRAALARRYMLSEQYQSALRELQDLVEQEPDRLDLQVMLAEALWRDNARERAADLCRDILEKHPLCLKALLILGEILHSKGEFTAAQAVLARAHPLDPENRMANALFGKQSPLPLTEIEIPRLEWKEPVPQPSPPLGIQAEAAAPPTPGPELPLTEVTAAEPVVEEPKDKMEAVTPMITEPIEEEAPPSLADIYLLKLQENPKDNETRLALARFYRDEGRLSDALAEYRSVAYPTSGQMDAVIADLEALSEAHPEDLEVKELLADVYARAGQLQRALDLYRWLQARVD encoded by the coding sequence ATGCCCAGGGTACCACTGCACTCTTACTGCAATGAAGCCCGCGAATTGGCGCGGACTGGTGCGCACGCCCAAGCCATTGCGATCTGCCGCCACATCCTCCAACGCTACCCCAAGCACATTGAGACCTATCGCGTGATGGGCGAAGCCTATCTTCAGGCCAGAGATTTCCGAGCCGCCACAGAGATCTTCCGCCGCCTGCTCCTCAGTGATCCAGAATACGCTTTTGCTTACGTAGGACTTGCCCATAGTTACGAAGCGCAAGGCGATATTCATGAAGCAGTCTCCCAGATGGAGCGGGCTTTCGAACTGGCTCCTAACACACCAGAAATCCGGGACGAACTTCGCCGCCTGCTGGAGCAGCGCGATGGACAGGCTCCCCCAAAGATAAAATTGAACCGGGCTGCACTGGCCAGGCGGTATATGCTGAGCGAGCAATACCAATCCGCACTGAGGGAACTCCAGGATCTCGTTGAACAAGAGCCCGACCGCTTGGATCTACAAGTGATGTTGGCTGAAGCATTATGGCGTGACAACGCACGGGAACGGGCAGCGGATTTATGCCGGGACATTTTGGAGAAGCACCCTCTTTGCCTGAAAGCATTGCTTATTTTAGGCGAGATCCTACACAGCAAGGGCGAATTCACGGCCGCGCAGGCGGTGTTGGCACGGGCCCACCCCCTGGATCCGGAGAACCGCATGGCAAATGCCCTGTTTGGCAAACAATCACCGCTTCCCCTTACCGAGATTGAGATCCCGCGGCTGGAGTGGAAAGAACCAGTGCCCCAACCATCTCCACCTCTTGGGATCCAGGCCGAAGCGGCGGCACCCCCGACCCCAGGCCCAGAACTCCCCTTGACCGAAGTCACTGCCGCTGAGCCAGTTGTTGAAGAGCCCAAGGATAAAATGGAGGCCGTTACACCAATGATCACTGAGCCTATTGAAGAGGAAGCCCCACCCTCACTGGCAGATATCTACCTGTTGAAACTCCAGGAGAATCCCAAGGACAACGAGACTAGATTGGCCTTGGCTCGCTTCTACCGTGATGAAGGTCGGTTATCCGACGCCCTGGCCGAATATAGGAGCGTGGCTTATCCTACCTCAGGCCAAATGGATGCAGTCATTGCCGATCTAGAGGCGCTATCCGAGGCACATCCCGAGGATCTGGAAGTGAAAGAGCTGCTGGCCGATGTTTATGCACGGGCTGGGCAACTGCAGCGGGCACTCGATCTCTATCGGTGGTTACAGGCGCGAGTAGATTGA